From one Flavobacterium sp. N502536 genomic stretch:
- a CDS encoding LamG domain-containing protein, giving the protein MDWEWDIIYWCRSIKTPLTRVLNWNTATPFSVNVIFVQKNNSGYQEIISNRVTGIMVIFFSISCRLDGTIWVNLQEAGIIGDNLIVPYNLNEVTSITLTYSGALIKAYKNGVLFGQVASTRIIGSNNCFLGRIGNVSGQGFKGIIYDAKIFSKELTKQEVSHLFVTKGADVSATALSDLY; this is encoded by the coding sequence ATGGATTGGGAATGGGATATTATTTACTGGTGCAGAAGTATAAAAACACCTCTAACGAGGGTCTTAAATTGGAATACTGCAACCCCATTTTCAGTGAATGTAATATTTGTTCAGAAGAATAATTCAGGCTATCAAGAAATAATTTCAAATAGGGTTACCGGGATTATGGTGATTTTTTTCTCAATATCCTGTAGGCTCGACGGCACAATTTGGGTAAATCTTCAAGAAGCCGGAATCATTGGAGATAATTTAATTGTGCCTTACAATTTAAATGAAGTAACTAGCATCACACTAACTTACAGTGGCGCTTTAATTAAAGCTTATAAAAATGGTGTTCTTTTCGGTCAGGTAGCATCAACTAGAATTATAGGTTCTAATAATTGTTTTTTAGGAAGAATTGGCAATGTTTCAGGTCAAGGATTTAAAGGAATTATCTATGATGCTAAGATATTTTCAAAAGAATTGACTAAGCAAGAAGTGTCACATTTATTTGTCACAAAAGGTGCAGATGTATCTGCAACTGCACTCAGTGATTTATACTAA
- a CDS encoding DUF6046 domain-containing protein yields MKFNFNVNEILDTNDIEYTGINYNESESKDFIIDKTGGEFNLRIFAPLIFEPLVKNDLNLPSLRIDAVTVNLNRSKVIKKEGIEGRDSTIKEHITNGDFSISIEGLIANESGDEYPKEKLFLLKQFLNAPYALRVTHAILNRFGIYELVIDSYSIPSISGTKNIQKFTASATSDETVELIIRDNA; encoded by the coding sequence ATGAAATTCAATTTTAATGTAAACGAAATTTTAGATACCAACGACATTGAATATACTGGTATTAACTATAACGAATCGGAATCAAAAGATTTTATTATCGATAAAACGGGAGGTGAATTTAACCTGAGAATTTTTGCTCCATTAATTTTTGAACCTCTGGTAAAAAACGATCTTAATCTGCCGAGTCTCCGCATAGACGCTGTTACCGTCAATTTAAATCGTTCAAAAGTCATCAAAAAAGAAGGAATAGAAGGCAGAGATTCCACCATTAAAGAACACATTACCAATGGAGATTTTAGCATTTCGATTGAAGGATTAATTGCCAATGAAAGTGGTGATGAATATCCGAAAGAGAAACTTTTCTTGTTGAAACAATTTCTGAATGCTCCTTATGCTTTAAGAGTAACCCACGCGATCTTAAACCGATTTGGTATTTACGAACTTGTAATCGACTCCTACTCTATTCCCTCTATTTCCGGAACAAAAAACATTCAAAAATTTACCGCCAGCGCCACATCAGACGAAACTGTAGAACTAATAATCAGAGACAATGCTTAA
- a CDS encoding DUF4280 domain-containing protein yields the protein MTTKYVCNGALCACDQGSTGGVLDVKSQNNIFIQEKLMATDSDITFEIPLTGICAVNQKPCNPAIVTKWEKSAKNVFERDEKALLQTSTLKCNVGGNIRITDPLQTGPKIVILDDYSPPIITPLTKEILNVSWKDGDLKNEINTANIGDKVSLVVETKNYIEGETVVIIVDEINGKDIKENTKQVKFSGEVNTDGLAILKEEIAIENVN from the coding sequence ATGACTACCAAATATGTATGTAACGGTGCATTATGTGCCTGCGATCAAGGTTCTACAGGGGGGGTTTTAGATGTGAAATCTCAAAACAACATTTTTATTCAGGAAAAATTGATGGCTACCGATAGTGATATAACTTTTGAAATTCCTCTTACTGGAATCTGTGCAGTGAATCAAAAACCTTGCAATCCTGCGATAGTAACGAAGTGGGAGAAGTCTGCAAAAAATGTATTTGAGAGGGATGAAAAAGCTCTTTTACAAACCTCAACCCTAAAGTGTAATGTTGGAGGAAATATCAGAATTACTGATCCACTTCAAACAGGGCCGAAAATAGTCATACTTGACGACTATTCACCGCCGATAATAACACCATTGACAAAGGAAATACTAAATGTTAGTTGGAAAGATGGAGATTTAAAAAATGAAATAAATACTGCAAATATAGGAGATAAAGTAAGCTTAGTTGTAGAAACGAAAAACTACATAGAAGGAGAAACAGTCGTTATTATCGTAGATGAGATAAACGGAAAAGATATTAAAGAAAACACCAAACAAGTAAAATTTAGTGGTGAAGTAAATACCGATGGGCTTGCCATTTTAAAAGAAGAAATCGCAATTGAAAATGTAAACTAA
- a CDS encoding XRE family transcriptional regulator: protein MEIHAKIKRIIDEMKLNNNSFAKLIGVTSTTIDSITIGRLQSDGERKRTKPGFDLLQSIITHCNVNPEYFFGESEEIFVTKTNSDVVGLNLPKIITVNEDGEENINFVGVKARAGYLDGYSDPEYMETLPSFSMPMLKNGTYRCFEIKGNSMSTTIHDGDYLFGKYVDNFDDILDGRIYVIISKNDGVVVKRVLNRIRESGKLILKSDNRDGNYPMYSIYAEDILEVWYASMYASKQMPDPINIYEKLHTLESKFFELEETLRKKQN, encoded by the coding sequence ATGGAGATACATGCTAAAATAAAACGTATTATAGACGAAATGAAGTTAAACAATAACTCATTCGCGAAGTTAATAGGAGTAACCAGCACTACAATAGACAGTATCACGATTGGAAGATTGCAGTCTGACGGGGAGAGAAAAAGAACCAAACCAGGTTTTGATTTGCTTCAAAGCATTATTACCCATTGCAATGTAAATCCGGAGTATTTCTTTGGAGAAAGCGAAGAGATTTTTGTTACCAAAACAAATAGTGATGTTGTTGGATTAAATTTACCAAAGATCATAACCGTAAATGAAGACGGAGAGGAGAACATTAATTTTGTTGGCGTTAAGGCCCGTGCGGGATATTTAGACGGCTATTCGGATCCGGAATATATGGAAACGCTGCCTTCGTTCAGTATGCCAATGTTAAAAAACGGGACCTACAGGTGTTTTGAAATTAAAGGAAATTCAATGTCAACCACCATACATGACGGAGATTATCTTTTTGGGAAATATGTTGACAATTTTGATGATATTTTAGACGGAAGAATTTATGTTATTATCAGTAAAAATGACGGAGTTGTAGTGAAAAGGGTTTTAAACCGAATTAGAGAAAGCGGAAAATTAATCCTTAAATCAGATAACAGAGACGGAAATTACCCGATGTATTCTATTTATGCCGAAGATATTCTGGAAGTTTGGTACGCCAGTATGTATGCCTCCAAACAAATGCCGGACCCTATTAATATTTATGAAAAACTTCATACTCTTGAAAGTAAATTCTTTGAACTGGAAGAGACTTTGAGAAAGAAGCAAAACTAA
- a CDS encoding DUF2586 domain-containing protein — translation MSTLNDVVITKLSGGLGRRTPEQDMVSGLLFDGAATAKLALDKIARLASLEDAEALGITADYDVNGQSAYYQIQQFFRMNPSGDLYIMITGGDAYQHIVEKAMVMQEQANGNIRQMAIIFSGATTFAQTEAAAKKAQTQAALAYKDFMPFEIILEGKGFDSETASNLAELNAENVSVVVAMDVEKAFEQKLFQKGATTENDKLYTLTAKERLVEVKNSSNLYNVSDDKGLKQANGVNLEFTFKDVYKNTAAVGLALGAVSRAKVSENIAWIEKFNLTGEGFAKAGFVGGKEIKTLGTLSTLNEKRYIFVKTHTGLSGVYFNDSHTCSTGTSDFAYVENNRTINKATRLLRTALLPKLASPVLVDIDGKLPQSVSKSFEGLCRSALEDMIANQEVSAFDVYVDPKQNILATSELKVKAEITPVGTARKIKVDLGFKNPFGIDKA, via the coding sequence ATGAGTACATTAAACGATGTAGTGATTACCAAATTATCAGGCGGATTAGGAAGAAGAACTCCGGAACAGGACATGGTTTCAGGATTGCTTTTTGACGGAGCTGCAACTGCAAAATTAGCATTAGACAAAATAGCACGTCTGGCTTCATTAGAAGATGCAGAGGCTTTAGGAATTACAGCTGATTATGATGTAAACGGACAATCGGCTTACTATCAAATTCAACAATTTTTCAGGATGAATCCATCGGGAGATTTGTATATTATGATCACTGGAGGAGATGCTTATCAACATATCGTTGAAAAAGCGATGGTTATGCAGGAACAAGCAAACGGAAATATTCGTCAAATGGCAATTATTTTTTCCGGAGCCACCACATTTGCACAAACAGAGGCTGCTGCAAAAAAAGCACAAACACAAGCAGCTCTTGCTTACAAAGATTTCATGCCATTTGAAATCATTTTAGAAGGAAAAGGGTTTGATTCTGAAACCGCTTCCAATTTGGCTGAATTAAACGCAGAAAATGTATCTGTTGTAGTGGCTATGGATGTTGAGAAAGCTTTTGAGCAAAAATTATTTCAAAAAGGTGCCACAACAGAAAATGACAAACTTTATACTTTAACTGCTAAAGAACGTTTAGTTGAAGTAAAAAATTCTTCCAATCTTTATAACGTAAGTGATGACAAAGGTTTGAAACAGGCAAACGGGGTCAATCTGGAATTCACTTTCAAAGATGTATACAAAAACACAGCTGCTGTCGGACTAGCATTAGGAGCAGTATCCAGAGCGAAAGTATCTGAAAACATCGCCTGGATTGAAAAATTCAATCTTACTGGCGAAGGTTTTGCCAAAGCAGGTTTTGTAGGCGGAAAAGAAATTAAAACATTAGGAACTTTAAGCACTTTAAACGAAAAAAGATACATTTTCGTAAAAACACATACGGGTTTATCTGGTGTTTATTTCAACGACAGCCACACTTGTTCTACAGGTACCTCTGACTTTGCTTATGTAGAAAACAACCGTACCATCAACAAAGCAACCCGTTTATTGCGTACCGCTTTATTGCCAAAATTAGCTTCTCCGGTTTTAGTTGATATTGACGGAAAACTACCTCAATCTGTTTCAAAAAGCTTTGAAGGATTATGCAGAAGCGCATTAGAAGACATGATTGCCAATCAGGAAGTTTCAGCTTTTGACGTTTATGTTGACCCAAAACAAAACATTCTGGCGACTTCAGAATTGAAAGTGAAAGCTGAAATTACGCCAGTTGGAACTGCCCGTAAAATTAAAGTTGATTTAGGTTTCAAAAATCCTTTCGGAATCGACAAAGCATAA